A portion of the Marinobacter alexandrii genome contains these proteins:
- a CDS encoding aminotransferase class I/II-fold pyridoxal phosphate-dependent enzyme, which yields MSQELKYETLQLHAGQEIDETTRSRAVPIYQTTSFTFKDSEHGANLFALKDFGNIYTRIMNPTTDVFEKRIAALEGGVAAVATGSGQAAQFLALNNILQAGDNLVSTSYLYGGTFNQFKVAFKRIGIEARFAKSDKASDFERLIDQNTKAIYLETIGNPEFNIPDFDAIAEVAKDYDIPLIVDNTFGAAGYLFRPIEHGAAIVTSSATKWIGGHGTTIGGVIVDSGNYNWGNGKYTQFTEPSEGYHGLKFWEVFGEGNPLGLPNIAFAIRARVEGLRDFGAALSPFNSFLLLQGLETLSLRVQRTVDNALELAQWLENHALVEKVNYPGLASSPYHELGKKYLANGFGGVLSFILKGEKLETTQFVDSLNLVSHLANVGDAKTLIIQPSATTHQQLTDQEQLDAGVAPNLLRVSVGIEHIDDIKADFEQAFSKVYASSTTV from the coding sequence ATGTCACAAGAATTAAAATATGAAACACTTCAGCTTCACGCTGGACAAGAGATAGATGAAACGACTCGTTCAAGAGCAGTCCCAATCTATCAGACAACTTCATTCACTTTTAAAGACTCAGAGCACGGAGCAAATTTATTTGCACTCAAGGATTTTGGAAATATCTATACCAGAATCATGAATCCGACTACTGATGTATTCGAAAAAAGAATTGCTGCTTTGGAAGGTGGAGTTGCTGCTGTCGCTACAGGATCAGGTCAGGCTGCTCAATTCTTAGCTTTGAATAATATTCTACAGGCTGGAGACAACCTTGTATCTACTTCCTACCTATATGGAGGCACATTCAATCAATTTAAGGTCGCATTTAAGCGCATAGGAATTGAAGCTAGGTTTGCAAAAAGCGATAAGGCTTCTGACTTTGAAAGACTGATTGACCAGAACACAAAGGCAATTTATCTGGAAACCATCGGTAATCCTGAGTTCAATATTCCTGATTTTGACGCGATTGCCGAAGTGGCGAAAGATTATGATATCCCTTTAATCGTTGACAACACTTTCGGAGCTGCTGGCTATTTATTTCGCCCAATAGAACATGGAGCAGCAATTGTTACTTCTTCTGCCACAAAGTGGATTGGAGGGCACGGGACTACCATAGGAGGTGTGATTGTTGATAGTGGAAACTACAATTGGGGCAATGGGAAATACACTCAGTTTACAGAGCCTTCTGAAGGGTATCATGGACTAAAATTTTGGGAAGTCTTTGGAGAAGGGAACCCACTAGGACTTCCCAATATAGCTTTCGCAATACGAGCTAGAGTAGAAGGTTTGAGAGATTTTGGCGCTGCACTAAGCCCATTTAATTCGTTCTTGCTTTTACAAGGTTTAGAGACGCTTTCACTAAGAGTTCAACGAACAGTTGACAATGCACTTGAACTTGCTCAGTGGCTAGAGAATCATGCTTTAGTTGAGAAAGTAAACTATCCCGGATTGGCAAGTAGCCCTTATCATGAACTTGGTAAGAAGTACCTAGCAAACGGATTTGGTGGCGTTCTATCCTTCATTTTGAAAGGGGAAAAATTAGAGACCACCCAGTTCGTTGATAGCCTAAATTTAGTCAGCCATTTAGCAAATGTTGGGGATGCAAAAACTCTGATTATACAGCCTTCTGCTACTACACATCAGCAGCTTACAGACCAAGAGCAATTGGATGCGGGAGTAGCTCCAAATCTTTTAAGAGTCTCTGTGGGAATTGAGCATATAGACGACATAAAAGCAGATTTTGAGCAAGCTTTTTCAAAAGTATATGCAAGCAGTACAACAGTCTAA
- the fabG gene encoding 3-oxoacyl-[acyl-carrier-protein] reductase translates to MQLLKGKTALITGASKGIGKSIAEQYAEQGANVAFTYLSSVEKGEALEKELASKGVKAKGYRSDASDYEAAQELITNVVADFGSLDILINNAGITKDNLLMRMGEADWDAIMNINLKSCFNTVKAACRTMMKQRSGSIINMSSVVGVKGNAGQANYAASKSGIIGFTKSVALELGSRGIRCNAIAPGFIETEMTDALDEKTVQSWRDAIPLKRGGAPEDVANACIFLGSDMSSYITGQTIQVDGGMLT, encoded by the coding sequence ATGCAACTACTAAAAGGAAAAACAGCGCTGATTACAGGTGCATCAAAAGGAATAGGTAAATCAATTGCTGAGCAATATGCTGAGCAGGGAGCAAATGTTGCATTCACTTACCTATCAAGTGTGGAAAAGGGTGAAGCACTTGAAAAAGAACTTGCTTCAAAAGGAGTTAAAGCTAAAGGGTATCGCTCAGATGCTTCCGATTATGAAGCCGCTCAAGAACTTATCACTAATGTTGTTGCTGATTTCGGTTCTTTGGACATTCTAATCAACAACGCAGGCATTACAAAAGATAATCTACTAATGAGGATGGGTGAAGCAGATTGGGATGCTATCATGAATATCAATCTTAAATCGTGCTTTAATACAGTTAAAGCTGCCTGCAGAACAATGATGAAGCAGCGAAGCGGATCCATTATTAATATGTCTTCCGTGGTGGGAGTGAAAGGAAATGCAGGACAAGCAAACTATGCCGCATCCAAATCAGGGATTATCGGGTTTACAAAGTCAGTAGCATTGGAGCTTGGATCTAGAGGAATACGATGTAATGCAATAGCACCTGGCTTCATTGAAACTGAAATGACAGATGCATTAGATGAAAAAACGGTTCAAAGCTGGAGAGATGCCATTCCATTGAAAAGAGGTGGAGCTCCAGAAGACGTGGCAAATGCCTGCATATTTTTAGGATCTGATATGTCCTCTTATATTACAGGACAAACTATCCAAGTAGATGGAGGAATGTTGACTTAA
- a CDS encoding homoserine dehydrogenase, translating to MKNHKKIGLFGFGTVGQGFTEALKKHPHLPVDIEKICVKRLDLPRINHELYFTDNPSEILDDSDIDIVIELIDDANAAKQFVESALINKKHVISANKKMIGESLDQVALWHTEHSTSFLYEAAVGGGIPIVHSVDGFLKNQEITKIRGILNGSSNYILTQMQQNKWTYEKALNDAQKKGFAESNPVLDVSGMDASNKLSILAYHAFGEVTSMKSCELKSIEEVTETDIKKAKHQGKKIKPIATIEKINGGIHCSVKPEKVGPQDYLFSVDFENNAISIDTLTSGQHIAIGKGAGALPTGSAVLEDLKRVLSGHRYAVKEAKKVLA from the coding sequence ATGAAAAATCATAAAAAAATAGGATTATTTGGATTTGGCACTGTAGGTCAAGGCTTCACTGAAGCTCTGAAAAAGCATCCTCACTTGCCTGTTGACATTGAAAAAATATGTGTGAAGAGATTGGACCTTCCTCGCATCAATCATGAATTGTATTTCACGGATAATCCTTCTGAAATTTTGGATGACTCGGATATAGATATTGTGATTGAACTAATTGATGATGCTAATGCTGCAAAGCAATTTGTTGAAAGCGCGCTAATTAACAAAAAACATGTTATTAGTGCCAATAAAAAGATGATTGGAGAATCTTTGGATCAGGTTGCCCTATGGCATACTGAGCATTCCACTTCATTTCTTTATGAAGCTGCAGTAGGAGGTGGAATCCCTATTGTTCATTCGGTAGATGGATTTCTGAAAAATCAGGAAATAACAAAGATTAGAGGTATCCTCAATGGGTCTTCCAATTACATTCTTACCCAGATGCAACAAAATAAATGGACTTATGAAAAAGCTTTAAACGATGCTCAAAAAAAAGGTTTTGCTGAAAGTAATCCCGTATTGGATGTAAGTGGTATGGATGCCTCGAACAAGCTCTCTATTCTTGCCTATCATGCATTTGGTGAAGTTACTTCTATGAAAAGCTGCGAACTGAAAAGTATTGAAGAGGTCACCGAAACAGATATCAAAAAGGCCAAGCATCAAGGAAAAAAAATCAAACCGATAGCTACCATTGAGAAGATAAATGGAGGAATTCATTGCTCTGTTAAGCCGGAAAAAGTTGGGCCACAGGATTATCTTTTCAGTGTTGATTTTGAGAATAATGCTATCAGCATTGATACATTGACAAGCGGCCAACATATCGCTATTGGTAAAGGAGCTGGAGCATTACCTACTGGATCTGCTGTATTAGAAGACTTGAAGCGGGTATTAAGTGGGCATAGATATGCTGTGAAAGAAGCTAAAAAAGTACTGGCATAA
- a CDS encoding GNAT family N-acetyltransferase, translating into MNSFIVQVASSDHTHFAFEICELIEKSAKLRGTGIAKRSSDYIVQKMVEKKAIIAVLDKNMLVGFCYIETWGDKQYVANSGLIVKPEYRSTGIATKIKKLAFEHSKKMFPSAKLFGLTTSLPVMKINSELGYQPVTYDKLTTDDAFWNGCQSCVNYEILMSKNKGNCMCTAMLFDPKKKSKNRWNVVKKSKLYGRFMKMKRTRLTKSVRSNSV; encoded by the coding sequence ATGAACTCGTTCATCGTTCAGGTTGCTTCTTCTGATCATACTCATTTTGCCTTTGAGATTTGTGAGCTGATCGAAAAAAGCGCCAAGCTAAGAGGAACCGGTATCGCAAAGCGATCATCGGACTATATCGTACAAAAAATGGTCGAAAAAAAGGCCATTATAGCTGTTTTAGATAAAAATATGCTAGTTGGCTTTTGCTACATTGAAACATGGGGCGACAAGCAATATGTTGCAAATTCGGGCTTGATAGTCAAGCCTGAATACCGTTCAACTGGTATTGCAACTAAGATTAAAAAGCTTGCATTTGAGCACTCAAAAAAAATGTTTCCGAGTGCTAAATTATTTGGTTTGACCACCTCTCTGCCTGTGATGAAAATTAATTCTGAACTAGGATATCAACCTGTCACCTACGACAAGCTTACGACCGATGATGCCTTTTGGAACGGGTGCCAAAGCTGTGTGAATTATGAAATTTTAATGAGTAAAAATAAAGGCAACTGCATGTGTACAGCAATGCTTTTTGATCCTAAAAAGAAATCTAAAAATCGCTGGAATGTCGTGAAGAAGTCCAAACTCTATGGACGATTTATGAAAATGAAAAGGACTCGATTAACCAAAAGTGTAAGATCAAATTCAGTTTAA
- the metX gene encoding homoserine O-acetyltransferase yields the protein MQAVQQSNSVNYKVEEPLILESGNTLQDLRIQYTTYGQLNSEKSNVVWVFHALTANSDPFEWWPGLVGEKDLINPNDYFIVCANMLGSCYGSLEPEDLHFPIITIRDIVNAHKKLKEYLGIGKIKIGLGGSMGGQQLLQWAVEEPGLFKFIVPIATNAKHSAWGIAFNEAQRMALKSASNINEGLESARAIAMLSYRNQDIYNATQCDEDDRIDDFSAASYQRYQGNKLSQRFSPYSYYYLSKAMDSHNIGINKEGIASALSRIESKAIVIGIETDLLFPPGEQEVIYNYIPNAIFYPIQSLYGHDGFLLETEQITSILKKELQ from the coding sequence ATGCAAGCAGTACAACAGTCTAATTCGGTTAATTATAAAGTTGAGGAACCTTTGATTCTGGAGAGTGGAAATACTCTTCAGGATCTTAGGATCCAATACACAACTTATGGGCAATTAAATTCGGAAAAATCCAATGTGGTTTGGGTTTTTCATGCATTAACAGCTAACAGCGATCCATTCGAATGGTGGCCCGGATTGGTAGGAGAAAAAGATCTTATCAATCCAAATGACTACTTCATTGTCTGCGCTAATATGCTGGGATCTTGCTATGGAAGCCTAGAACCCGAGGATTTGCATTTTCCAATTATAACCATCCGTGACATAGTCAATGCTCATAAAAAACTCAAAGAGTACTTGGGTATTGGAAAAATTAAAATTGGACTAGGTGGATCAATGGGCGGACAGCAGTTATTGCAATGGGCTGTAGAAGAGCCAGGCCTTTTTAAATTTATTGTTCCCATTGCTACAAATGCTAAACACTCCGCTTGGGGGATTGCTTTCAATGAAGCTCAGCGAATGGCACTAAAAAGTGCCTCAAATATCAATGAGGGGCTTGAATCAGCAAGAGCCATAGCCATGCTTTCTTATCGAAACCAAGATATCTACAATGCTACTCAATGTGATGAAGATGATCGGATTGATGATTTTTCTGCTGCCTCATATCAGAGGTATCAAGGAAATAAACTGAGCCAACGATTTTCACCTTACAGTTATTATTATTTGTCAAAAGCGATGGATAGTCACAATATAGGAATCAATAAAGAGGGTATAGCAAGTGCGCTTTCTAGAATAGAATCAAAAGCCATAGTGATTGGAATAGAAACAGATCTCCTCTTCCCTCCAGGTGAGCAAGAAGTGATTTATAACTACATCCCTAATGCTATTTTTTATCCAATTCAGAGCCTATATGGTCATGATGGATTTTTGCTTGAAACCGAGCAAATAACCTCCATTTTAAAAAAAGAATTACAATGA
- a CDS encoding OsmC family protein yields the protein MSKELKFSVSSVSESSAKTKVQTRGFDLIVDEPEALGGTNEAPNPVEYVLAGYAGCINVVAHIVAEEFKIRLENFKVDIDGYLNPNRLFGKSLKDRAGYKNIDVRLHTTSNIDPELKKKWLAEINHRCPVNDNLTNTTPISFSIN from the coding sequence ATGTCAAAAGAATTAAAATTTTCCGTGAGTTCTGTCAGTGAATCTTCCGCTAAAACTAAAGTACAAACACGAGGATTCGACCTGATAGTGGATGAGCCTGAGGCACTTGGAGGTACGAATGAAGCACCAAATCCAGTAGAGTACGTTCTCGCTGGATATGCAGGGTGTATAAATGTTGTTGCACACATAGTTGCTGAGGAATTCAAAATTCGTCTTGAAAATTTCAAGGTAGATATTGACGGATACCTTAACCCCAACAGACTCTTCGGAAAGTCATTAAAAGATCGAGCCGGATATAAAAATATTGATGTTAGACTTCACACTACATCAAACATCGATCCTGAATTAAAAAAGAAATGGTTAGCCGAAATCAATCACAGATGCCCTGTGAATGATAATCTGACTAATACAACTCCAATCTCATTTTCAATCAACTAA
- the proC gene encoding pyrroline-5-carboxylate reductase, with the protein MIKEKIAIIGAGNLGIAIAKGLVEKGLSSSDKITLTRRSMQPLSIMEANGFNVSNQNNKAVADAGIVVLCVQPSQLELLSVEIKPHLKSGQVVVSVITGISIKKIEALLGSKAALIRAMPNTAVAIGESMTCISAVDQPKEIIAQVELLFGALGKTLVINEELMQAATVLGASGVAFFMRYLRAATQGGIQMGFDAKDAQLIAVQTAKGAASLILEQESHPEVEIDKVTTPQGCTIAGLNEMEHKGFSSALIQGIMTSFNLITNMTSIAGINKKVDGVI; encoded by the coding sequence ATGATTAAGGAAAAAATAGCAATTATTGGTGCGGGTAATTTGGGAATTGCAATTGCAAAGGGACTGGTCGAAAAAGGGCTGTCTAGCTCAGATAAAATCACTCTCACAAGGCGAAGCATGCAACCCCTTTCAATCATGGAAGCCAATGGCTTTAACGTTTCAAATCAAAATAATAAAGCAGTAGCAGATGCTGGAATTGTTGTGCTATGTGTTCAGCCCAGTCAATTGGAACTACTTTCTGTTGAGATCAAACCTCACCTCAAAAGTGGGCAAGTGGTTGTTTCTGTTATTACTGGGATTTCGATCAAGAAGATTGAAGCATTGTTAGGAAGCAAAGCGGCATTGATTAGAGCTATGCCAAACACCGCCGTAGCTATTGGAGAGTCAATGACTTGTATTTCCGCTGTTGATCAACCCAAAGAGATTATTGCACAAGTAGAATTACTTTTTGGAGCTCTGGGTAAAACATTGGTGATTAATGAAGAATTGATGCAAGCAGCAACTGTTCTTGGAGCGAGCGGAGTAGCGTTTTTTATGCGCTACCTCAGAGCCGCTACTCAGGGTGGAATTCAAATGGGTTTTGATGCTAAGGATGCACAATTAATAGCTGTCCAGACTGCTAAAGGAGCAGCATCTTTGATTCTAGAACAAGAATCTCACCCTGAGGTGGAAATAGATAAAGTCACTACTCCACAAGGATGCACTATTGCTGGGCTAAACGAGATGGAACACAAAGGATTTAGCTCAGCGCTCATCCAAGGCATCATGACTTCCTTTAACCTAATCACCAACATGACCAGCATTGCTGGAATAAACAAGAAAGTAGATGGAGTTATTTGA
- the argC gene encoding N-acetyl-gamma-glutamyl-phosphate reductase codes for MEKIRVGIIGAAGYTAGDLLRILIHHPNVEIVTLQSQSQAGKKVSTVHTDLIGDSEFAFSATIKSDDLDVVFLCKGHGKSLRLIESSPDLLNIKVIDLSQDYRLQGNHDFVYGLPEINRAQIKSATHIANPGCFATGIQLGILPAIKASFIDGDIHVSGITGSTGAGQSFSTTSHFSWRTNNASVYKPFVHQHLNEIGESCVLLDDQWNGRINFVPYRGAFSRGIITTSYFATEVSDEDLRVAYEEAYESHPFTYVSDHNPDLKMVVNTNKAIVYPKVIGGQGMVISVIDNLLKGASGQAVQNMNLLFNLDEKTGLNLKASAF; via the coding sequence ATGGAAAAAATTAGAGTGGGAATCATAGGTGCGGCCGGGTATACTGCAGGTGATTTATTGCGAATCCTTATCCATCATCCAAATGTGGAGATAGTCACTTTGCAAAGTCAAAGTCAGGCAGGAAAGAAAGTGTCAACGGTACATACAGACTTAATTGGGGATTCGGAGTTTGCCTTCTCAGCAACTATTAAGTCGGATGACTTAGACGTAGTTTTTCTGTGTAAAGGACATGGAAAATCGCTGAGGCTTATTGAATCAAGTCCTGATTTATTGAATATCAAAGTGATAGATTTAAGTCAAGATTATCGATTGCAAGGAAATCATGATTTTGTATATGGGCTGCCCGAAATCAATCGAGCTCAAATCAAATCTGCGACACATATCGCTAATCCTGGTTGCTTTGCTACAGGAATTCAATTAGGTATTTTGCCCGCTATTAAAGCTTCTTTCATCGATGGAGATATCCATGTTTCTGGGATAACTGGCTCAACAGGCGCTGGGCAATCATTCTCAACTACTTCACATTTTAGTTGGAGAACCAACAATGCAAGTGTGTATAAGCCTTTTGTTCATCAACATCTAAATGAAATTGGTGAAAGTTGTGTACTTCTAGATGATCAGTGGAATGGTCGAATCAATTTTGTTCCTTATCGAGGGGCTTTTTCACGCGGAATTATAACAACTTCTTATTTCGCGACAGAGGTAAGTGATGAAGACTTACGAGTTGCCTACGAAGAGGCTTATGAAAGTCATCCTTTTACCTATGTAAGTGATCATAATCCAGATCTGAAAATGGTGGTCAATACAAATAAAGCTATAGTTTATCCAAAAGTAATAGGAGGTCAAGGGATGGTTATTTCAGTAATTGATAACCTTCTCAAAGGAGCTTCTGGACAGGCGGTGCAAAATATGAATCTTCTATTTAATCTGGACGAAAAAACAGGACTCAATCTTAAAGCTTCGGCATTCTAA
- the lpdA gene encoding dihydrolipoyl dehydrogenase, whose product MASKYDLIVIGSGPGGYVAAIRASQLGMKVGVVEKSELGGVCLNWGCIPTKALLKSAQVFEYINHAEDYGIKVKDAKADFTGMVKRSRDVAGGMSKGIQFLFKKNKIDHIAGHGTLKKGKKVEVKDAEGKVTTYDANHIILATGGRARELSNLPIDGKKIIGYREAMVLDKQPKKMVVVGSGAIGVEFAYFYKSIGTEVTIVEFMDRIVPVEDEEVSKQLERTYKKSGMKIMTSSEVTKVDTKGAGCKVTVKTKKGEEQLDCDVVLSAVGVATNIENLGLEDVGVKTEKGKVLIDDYYKTNIDGVYAIGDIVKGQALAHVASAEGIICVEKIKGMHVDPLDYNNIPGCTYCSPEIASVGYTEKAAKDAGYEVKVGKFPFSASGKAKAAGASDGFVKLVFDAKYGEWLGAHMIGANVTEMIAEAVSARKLETTGHEIIKTVHPHPTMSEAVMEAAAAAYDEVIHL is encoded by the coding sequence ATGGCATCTAAATATGATCTAATTGTAATAGGTAGTGGACCAGGCGGATATGTAGCCGCGATTAGAGCTTCGCAGCTCGGGATGAAGGTAGGAGTAGTTGAAAAGTCAGAGCTTGGTGGTGTTTGTTTGAACTGGGGTTGTATTCCGACAAAAGCTCTCCTAAAGAGTGCACAAGTTTTTGAATATATCAATCATGCGGAGGATTACGGTATTAAGGTAAAGGATGCCAAAGCTGATTTTACTGGGATGGTGAAGAGAAGTAGGGATGTTGCCGGAGGAATGAGTAAAGGAATTCAATTCTTATTTAAGAAAAACAAGATTGATCATATAGCGGGACACGGTACTCTTAAGAAAGGTAAGAAAGTAGAGGTAAAGGATGCAGAAGGAAAAGTGACAACTTATGATGCTAATCATATTATTCTAGCTACTGGTGGAAGAGCTCGTGAGCTTTCCAACCTACCAATAGATGGGAAGAAAATCATTGGATACAGAGAGGCAATGGTTTTGGATAAGCAGCCGAAAAAAATGGTGGTAGTTGGTTCTGGAGCGATTGGAGTCGAGTTCGCTTATTTCTACAAATCAATTGGTACTGAAGTAACAATCGTAGAGTTCATGGATAGAATTGTGCCAGTAGAAGATGAGGAGGTAAGCAAGCAACTGGAAAGAACTTACAAGAAGTCAGGAATGAAGATTATGACCAGTTCTGAAGTAACGAAAGTAGATACGAAAGGTGCTGGCTGTAAGGTGACGGTTAAAACTAAGAAAGGTGAAGAACAACTTGATTGTGATGTTGTTCTTTCAGCGGTAGGTGTAGCTACAAATATTGAGAATCTTGGACTTGAGGATGTTGGAGTGAAGACTGAAAAAGGGAAAGTGCTGATTGATGATTACTATAAAACAAATATAGATGGCGTTTATGCTATTGGTGATATCGTTAAAGGGCAAGCACTTGCTCACGTAGCTTCAGCCGAAGGAATTATTTGCGTTGAGAAGATTAAGGGAATGCATGTTGACCCATTGGATTATAATAATATTCCTGGGTGTACCTACTGTTCTCCGGAAATTGCCTCTGTTGGATATACAGAGAAAGCCGCTAAGGATGCAGGCTATGAAGTGAAAGTTGGTAAATTTCCCTTTTCGGCTTCAGGCAAAGCTAAGGCAGCTGGAGCATCTGATGGATTTGTGAAGCTTGTCTTTGATGCGAAGTATGGTGAGTGGCTAGGAGCTCATATGATTGGAGCTAATGTAACTGAAATGATTGCTGAGGCAGTATCTGCAAGAAAACTTGAAACAACTGGTCACGAAATCATTAAAACTGTACATCCTCACCCAACAATGAGTGAGGCAGTGATGGAAGCTGCAGCGGCAGCTTACGATGAAGTTATTCACTTGTAA